The nucleotide sequence CCGGGTCGCCCGCTCGCCGCAGAACGCGAAGAGAGCCTCGGCGATCTCGTCGCGATCACGCGCGGCGGCCAGCGCTTCGTCCAAGCCGTCGAGTGACGCCGGCTCCGGGGCTCGCGCCACCGCCGCTCGCGAGGCGTGCCTCGCGGGGTCGGTCTCGGAGGCGTCGCCCGCCTCGCGCGGCATGAAGTCGTCGATCTCGAACTGCGCGTCCATCGGACGCCCGTCGAGGCCGACCTCCGGCTCCGGGGACGCGGGAGCCTCCTCGGAGGGCGCTCCTGGACGGGACCGCTCGTGCGCCGGCGACTGTTCCGGGACCAGGCGGATTCCTCTCGTGCTCTCGAATTTGAGGCGGTAGTGGCGCTCGAGCGCCTGGTAGACCCGCGGCTCGGCCGCGATCCACGGCTCGACCGTGTGACCGACGGCCGCCTGGATCTCACGAAGCGCGACCGGATCGCGCGGATTCGCCGTCGCGATGCGGAGGCGGCCCTGCTCGAGGCGGAACGGGCAGACGCGGTGGCGCTCGACGAGCGGAAGGGGAATCGCCTCGAGCGCTTCCGCGGTCGCCGTGCGCAGGTGCTCCCACGACGCGTAGGGGACTCCGGCCACGTCGGTGAGCGCCTCGCCCAGGACCGGCTCGCTCACGTATCCGAGACGGAGCAGGTGCGAGTCGAGGCGCCCGCCGAAGAAGCTCTGCGTGCGCCTCGCCTCATCGATCTGGTCCGGCGTGATCCAGCCGTGCTCCAGAAGGTACTCGGCCACCCGCCTGGCGATCAACGGTTCGCCGTCCATGACACCTCAGCGCGGTTGGTTCGATCCCGACCCACCGTGTCCGCCGCGTCCACGGCCGCCGCGATCGCCACCACGATCGCCGCCGCGGCCCATGCCGCCGCGCCGCTCGCGACCGCCGCCGACCGCCGCGGGCTCCTCAGGGGCCTCGCCGCGCTGCTCCCTGAGAACCGCCTTGCGGGAGACCCTGACGCGGCCCTGTCCGTCGATCTCGATGACCTTGACGAGGACCTCGTGGCCTTCGTCGAGGACGTCGCGCACCTCGTTGATCCGGTGCTCGTCGATCTCGGAGATGTGCAGAAGACCCTCCACGCCGGGGAGGATCTCCACGAACGCCCCGAAGTTGACGACGCGCACCACCTTGCCGAGATACGTCTTGCCCAGCTCCGCCTCGGCGGTGAGCTCCTTGATGATCGCGACCGCCTTCTGCGCCGCGGTCTCGTCCGAGCTCGCGATGTCGACGCGGCCGTCGTCGTGGACCTCGATCTTGCAGCCGGTCCGCTCGACGATCGAGCGGATCGTCTTGCCGCCTTGTCCGATGACGTCGCGGATCTTCTCTTTGTTGATCTGGATCGTGATGATGCGTGGCGCGTAGGGAGAGATGCTGCCGCGGTGCGAGGGGAGCGCGGCGTTCATCGTGTCGAGGATCTCGAGGCGAGCCCGGCGCGCCTGATCGAGAGCCTTCTCCATGATCTCGCGCGTGATGCCGGTAATCTTGATGTCCATCTGGAGGCCGGTGATCCCCTTCACCGATCCGGCGACCTTGAAATCCATGTCGCCGTGATGATCTTCGGCTCCCGCGATATCGGTGAGCACGGCCCACTTCTCGCCGATCTTGACGAGGCCCATCGCGATGCCGGCAACCGGCGCCTTCTGCGGCACCCCGGCGTCCATCAGGGCGAGCGAGCCTCCGCAGATCGACGCCATCGACGACGACCCGTTCGACTCGAGGATGTCGGAGACGATCCGGATCGTGTACGGCCACTCGTCTTCCTTGGGCACGAGCGGGAGGAGCGACCTTTCAGCGAGGGCCCCGTGGCCGATCTCGCGCCGCCCCGGCCCGCGGAGGAACTTCACCTCGCCGACCGAGAACGGGGGAAAGTTGTAGTGGAGCATGAACCGCCGCAGCGACTCGCCCTCGATCCAGTCGAGCTTCTGCGCGTCGGCGGAGGTTCCGAGGGTGACGGTGACGAGCGCCTGCGTCTCGCCGCGCGTGAAGAGCGCCGAGCCGTGTGTGCGCGGCAGAACCCCGACCTCGCAGGTGATCGGCCGGATCTCGTCGAAGCGGCGGCCGTCGAGGCGGATTCCCTTGTCCAGGATCTCCTCGTGGAGGATGGCGTCCTGGAGGTCGTACCACAGCGACCCTGCGAACTTCTTCGCCTCCGCCTCCTCGGCGGTGAACCCGCCGAGCATCTCTTTCTTCAGCTCGTCGACCTTCGCGTAGCTCTCGAGCTTGCCCTTGATCCGCATCGCCGCGGAGAGCTTGTCCTTCCACGCCGCGGTGACGCGATCCTTGACGCCCTCGGGCTCGGAGGGCGCGGGCACCGCGCGCCGGGCGCGTCCCATCTCGGCCGACAGGCTCGCCTGCGCAGCGACGATGTCCTTGATCGCGTCGTGGCCGCGGACGATCGCCTCGAGCATCTCCGCTTCGGAGACCTCGGTGGCGCCCGCCTCGACCATGACGACCGCGTCGGCCGATCCGGCGACGACCAGGTCGATCCGGCTCGTCTCGAGCTCGGCATAGGTCGGATTGATGAGGTAGCTTCCGTCGGGCGTCAGGCCCACGCGGACCGCGGCGATCGGGTGCGGGAACGGAATGTCGGAGACGGCGAGCGCGAACGAAGCGCCCGTGAGCGCGAGGACGTCCGGATCGTTCTCCTGATCGGCCGAGAGCACGAGCGCGATGACCTGCGTCTCGCACGCCCAGCCGCTCGGGAACAGGGGACGGAGCGGACGATCGATGAAGCGCGAGGTGAGGACCTCTTTCTCGTTGGGCCGGCCCTCGCGCCGGAAGAATCCGCCCGGGATCTTGCCCGCGGCGTAAGTGTTCTCGCGGTAGTCGACGGTGAGCGGGAGGAAGTCGACCCCTTCGCGGGGCGATTTCGCGGCGCATACGGTGACGAGCACGACCGTATCGCCGCAGCGCACGGTGACCGCGCCGTCGGCTTGCTTGGCAATCTTGCCGGTTTCGACGATGAGGGTCTTCCCCCCGACCTGGATCTCCCGACGTCGTATCAAAGTCCTACCTCCGCGGTGCCCGCCGCACGGCGCCGCCCACCGGGTGGGCGGAGCGAGGGTGGGAGGAACTCCCTTGGTTCCTTGGTGTTCTTCATGGCTGTGTTGTCGTCATCGTCGAAGGGGCGAACATCGGCCCCGGGCCCCGGCGGACGCTCATGCACCCGCCCGCATCGTCGTGCTCGAGACGGGGCGCCATGGCTGGCCGGCCTTACTTGCGGATCCCGAGCCGGCCGATGATCCGCTGATAGCGTTCAAAATCCTTGCGCTTGAGATAGTCGAGCAGGCGGCGCCGCTTGCCGACCATCTTCATGAGCCCGAGACGCGAGTGGTAATCCTTCGCATGCGAGCGGAAGTGATCGGTGAGGTGCTCGATGCGGCGCGTGAGGATCGCGACCTGGACCTCGGGCGAGCCGGTGTCGGCGTCGTGGGTCCGGAAGTCCTTGATGAGGTCGGATTTGGCGCTGACGTCGGCCACGGTTGCCTCCTCCGGACCGTCGACGTACGCGAGCGGCCCAGATCGATGGTTCGGGCTGAAAAACAGGTTCCCGAACCGCGGGACCGTATCACACGGGCTCAGGATGGGCAACGGCGAGGACGACCCTCGGACGGAGCAGCCCAGCGGAGACCTCCCCGATCCCGATGAGGTTGCCCGTCGCCGAGCGGACGGCGACCTCGACCCCCTCGGGCGCGCCGGGAGGGTAAGGAACGGCGGTGCCCGCCGCGAAGAGCGGAGCATCCTCGGGCCGGAGCAAATTCAACCTGGGGCAGACGAGCGGCAGCTCGTCGAGACCGATCAGCGCGGCGCGCACGTCGTCGGGCCCGGCGGGCCACGGGAGCGCCGCGGCGACGCCCCACGCGCCGATGCCGATCCGGCGAAGCGTCTCGACGGTCGCACCGCACCCGAGGGCCCGTCCGAGATCGCGCACGGCGGCGCGAACGTACGTGCCGGACGACGCCGCGAGCTCGTAGTCGAAGATGCGGGGATCGCCGGTGGGCGCTACCGCAAACCGGTCGATCGTCACGGCAACCGGAGCCGCCGTCGACGGACGGCCCGCGCGTGCGAGCTTGTACAGACGTTTTCCGCCCACGCGTTTGGCGGACACCGCGGGGGGCACCTGCTCGTTCCTTCCGACGAGCGCGCTCGCGGCCCTCGCCACCTGCTGGTCGGCGGGAAGCTCACCCTCATGGCGATGCAGGATCACGCCGGTGATGTCGTCGGTCGACGTCGTCACACCGAGCACGAGCCGTCCGACGTACGTCTTCGGCTCGTGGGGGAGGTACCGCGCCAGGCGTGTCGCTCTCCCGGTGACGACGGCGAGGAGTCCGGTCGCCGCGGGATCGAGCGTGCCGGTGTGTCCCGCGCGCGCACCGCCGAGCGCGGCGCGCACGCCCGCGACGACGTCGTGGCTCGTGGGCCCGGCCGGCTTGTCGAGGAGCAGGAGGCCGTCGATCACCGGGAGTCCGGCTCGTCTTCGGGATCGTCGGCGTGAAGCTCCTGGAGGATCGCCTCGACGCGGGACCCGCGCTCGAGCGTCGCGTCGGAGAAGAAGCGCAGCAACGGGGTGTGCCTGAGCTTCGCGCGAGTCGATACGGCACGGCGGAGGAACGCGACCGCTTCGTTCAAGGCGTCGACCGCGTCGTCGCGCTCCGAGGCGCTCCCGAGGCGGGAGACGTAGACCTTCGCCTGCTTCAGATCGGGCGAGAGAACGACGCCGGTGAGCGTGACGAAGCCGACCCGCGGATCGCGGATCTCGCGGACCGCCTCCGCGAGGACCGCTCGGATCTCTTCGCCGACGCGTTCGTTGCGGCGGTGCGTCACGCGAGCGCTCCATCGTCCGCTTCGAGGAAGTCTCGCCCGGTCTCCACGAGGTGGCCAGGCACCTGCGCTTCGATCTCGCGCACGATCGTCTCGAAGAGCGCGTCGAGTGGATCCCGTCGCGGCCCCACAGTGACGACGGCGACTCCGGCGCGCTGCCACAGATCGGCATGCGCGGGGAGCTCGGACACCGCGACGTTGTGATGGGCCCGCAGCCGGTCCTTGACGCTGCGCAGCACCTGCCGCTTGTCTTTCAGCGACCGCGCCTGCGGGAGGTGGATCTCGACCGTCAGGAGCCCGATCGTCACGCGCTAGAGAGTCTGGACGGCGACCTTCTCCACCACGAAGAACTCGATGACGTCGCCTTCCTTGAGGTCGTTGAAGTTCGCGATCCCGATGCCGCACTCGAAGCCGGACTTCACCTCGCTCACATCGTCCTTGAACCGGCGGAGCGAACCCACGCGGCCGCCGTAGATGACGACGTTGTCGCGGATGAGACGCACCTCGGCGCTGCGCTTGACCGTCCCGTCCGTCACCATGCAGCCGGCGATGACGCCGGCCTTCGGCACACGGAAGAGCTGACGGACCTCGGCCTGTCCGAGGACCGTCTCCTTCGTGGTCGGCTCCAAGAGGCCGATCATCGCCTGCTTGATGTCGTTGACCACGTCGTAGATGACGTTGTAGAGCCGGATCTCGACTTCTTCGTTCCGCGCCAGGTCCGCCGTCGCTCGATCCGGGCGCACGTTGAAGCCGACGATGATCGCGTTCGATGCGGCGGCGAGGAGGACATCGGCCTGGCTGATCGCGCCGGTCGAGGCGCGGAGGATCCCCACGCGGATCTTCTCCGAGGGGAT is from Candidatus Polarisedimenticolaceae bacterium and encodes:
- the pnp gene encoding polyribonucleotide nucleotidyltransferase, giving the protein MIRRREIQVGGKTLIVETGKIAKQADGAVTVRCGDTVVLVTVCAAKSPREGVDFLPLTVDYRENTYAAGKIPGGFFRREGRPNEKEVLTSRFIDRPLRPLFPSGWACETQVIALVLSADQENDPDVLALTGASFALAVSDIPFPHPIAAVRVGLTPDGSYLINPTYAELETSRIDLVVAGSADAVVMVEAGATEVSEAEMLEAIVRGHDAIKDIVAAQASLSAEMGRARRAVPAPSEPEGVKDRVTAAWKDKLSAAMRIKGKLESYAKVDELKKEMLGGFTAEEAEAKKFAGSLWYDLQDAILHEEILDKGIRLDGRRFDEIRPITCEVGVLPRTHGSALFTRGETQALVTVTLGTSADAQKLDWIEGESLRRFMLHYNFPPFSVGEVKFLRGPGRREIGHGALAERSLLPLVPKEDEWPYTIRIVSDILESNGSSSMASICGGSLALMDAGVPQKAPVAGIAMGLVKIGEKWAVLTDIAGAEDHHGDMDFKVAGSVKGITGLQMDIKITGITREIMEKALDQARRARLEILDTMNAALPSHRGSISPYAPRIITIQINKEKIRDVIGQGGKTIRSIVERTGCKIEVHDDGRVDIASSDETAAQKAVAIIKELTAEAELGKTYLGKVVRVVNFGAFVEILPGVEGLLHISEIDEHRINEVRDVLDEGHEVLVKVIEIDGQGRVRVSRKAVLREQRGEAPEEPAAVGGGRERRGGMGRGGDRGGDRGGRGRGGHGGSGSNQPR
- the rpsO gene encoding 30S ribosomal protein S15, whose product is MADVSAKSDLIKDFRTHDADTGSPEVQVAILTRRIEHLTDHFRSHAKDYHSRLGLMKMVGKRRRLLDYLKRKDFERYQRIIGRLGIRK
- the truB gene encoding tRNA pseudouridine(55) synthase TruB, translating into MIDGLLLLDKPAGPTSHDVVAGVRAALGGARAGHTGTLDPAATGLLAVVTGRATRLARYLPHEPKTYVGRLVLGVTTSTDDITGVILHRHEGELPADQQVARAASALVGRNEQVPPAVSAKRVGGKRLYKLARAGRPSTAAPVAVTIDRFAVAPTGDPRIFDYELAASSGTYVRAAVRDLGRALGCGATVETLRRIGIGAWGVAAALPWPAGPDDVRAALIGLDELPLVCPRLNLLRPEDAPLFAAGTAVPYPPGAPEGVEVAVRSATGNLIGIGEVSAGLLRPRVVLAVAHPEPV
- the rbfA gene encoding 30S ribosome-binding factor RbfA is translated as MTHRRNERVGEEIRAVLAEAVREIRDPRVGFVTLTGVVLSPDLKQAKVYVSRLGSASERDDAVDALNEAVAFLRRAVSTRAKLRHTPLLRFFSDATLERGSRVEAILQELHADDPEDEPDSR
- a CDS encoding DUF503 domain-containing protein, which translates into the protein MTIGLLTVEIHLPQARSLKDKRQVLRSVKDRLRAHHNVAVSELPAHADLWQRAGVAVVTVGPRRDPLDALFETIVREIEAQVPGHLVETGRDFLEADDGALA